From the genome of Eucalyptus grandis isolate ANBG69807.140 chromosome 2, ASM1654582v1, whole genome shotgun sequence, one region includes:
- the LOC120290586 gene encoding uncharacterized protein LOC120290586 — protein sequence MEERETTKQKMETKKQKRARSGFWTWVIASVAFRLALVYLLRNLRLSTSPEVATLSPAFAAFLVEAVGDVSLRRFHVSQFSFAVARSRTSRCQKDPFIFPPYHKAAREPFDYYMFGQNYIHPLVDFRNSYVGNIPVFDEIREKLQEVNSSFVTLLL from the exons atggaggagagagaaacgacgAAGCAGAAGATGGAGACGAAGAAGCAGAAGCGGgcgcgctcggggttctggACATGGGTCATCGCGTCGGTCGCGTTCCGGCTCGCCCTCGTCTACCTCCTCAGGAACCTCCGCCTGTCCACCAGCCCCGAGGTCGCCACCCTCTCACCAGCATTCGCTGCC TTTCTGGTTGAAGCAGTCGGTGATGTCTCCCTACGCAG GTTCCATGTGTCACAGTTCTCCTTTGCTGTTGCTCGTTCTCGGACTTCTCGCTGTCAAAAG GATCCTTTTATCTTCCCTCCATACCACAAAGCAGCAAGGGAGCCTTTTGACTACTATATGTTTGGTCAAAATTACATCCATCCTCTGGTTGATTTCAG AAACTCATATGTTGGAAACATTcctgtttttgatgaaatccGTGAGAAACTTCAGGAGGTGAATAGTTCTTTTGTTACCCTTCTCCTTTAG
- the LOC120286156 gene encoding uncharacterized protein LOC120286156 yields the protein MAANHRNEASGGGVGRRGESVVVEGGVECGRPGSFCEYCRSPNGSTVSHGWATSLSAYESVVDSNIPFFNVVIEMTDVGHETRSCKKAQIMRLEILIMYCTKKQSTCKISWDCSLNTLTSYTSLAFASGFMTSSSCARGQPDALWTL from the exons ATGGCGGCCAATCATCGCAACgaggcgagcggcggcggcgtcggcagAAGGGGAGAGTCGGTGGTCGTGGAGGGCGGCGTGGAGTGCGGCCGGCCGGGGAGCTTTTGCGAGTACTGCAGATCGCCAAATGGGTCCACCGTTTCTCACG GATGGGCCACTAGTTTGTCTGCTTATGAAAGCGTTGTGGATTCAAATATTCCTTTCTTTAATGTTGTTATTGAGATGACTGATGTTGGTCACG AAACTCGGTCGTGTAAGAAAGCCCAGATTATGAGGCTTGAAATTCTAATCATGTATTGCACCAAAAAGCAGAGCACATGCAAGATATCATGGGATTGCTCTTTAAATACATTGACATCTTACACCAGTCTGGCGTTTGCGAGTGGATTTATGACGAG CTCATCCTGTGCAAGAGGACAACCAGATGCTCTCTGGACTCTTTGA
- the LOC104434786 gene encoding LOW QUALITY PROTEIN: dynamin-related protein 4C (The sequence of the model RefSeq protein was modified relative to this genomic sequence to represent the inferred CDS: inserted 4 bases in 3 codons; deleted 1 base in 1 codon), with the protein MTIRLSFHGVPEAELVFIARPAPLAAFYNDRIRPMLDAIDRLRNLMVIKEGIQLPTIVVVGDQSSGKSSVLESLAGINLPRGQGICTRVPXVMRLQDSPYASRPEIYLEFNDKFVHTDEDNISVAINDATNKIAGHGKGISNARLNLVVKKDGVPDLTMVDLPGITRVPVHGQPGNIYEKISEMIMEYIRPEETIILNVLSATVDFSTCESIRMSQMVDKTRKRTLGVVTKVDKAPEGLLEKVTADDVNIGLGYVCVRNRIGDETHEEARLEEAKLFDTHPLLCKIDKSIVGVPVLAQKLTQIQAIMMAKYLPEIVQKINDKLNANVTELKNLPKKLSSVTEAMTAFMQILCLAKASLSKILLRGEFDEYPEEENMHFAARLVEMLNQYSDELQNCAENDPGTNFLSEELKVLEEAKGIWLPNFLPRTAFLTLFQLKVKGISSKTPSFVARVWEDIEAVVIRVLMRHSENYPQLQWSMRRAASSLINKMKEKALDRMMEIVEMEKLTNYTCNPEYTLEWNNLMSQQNRFMDVINNVSNPSKIVXQGIGEVDVGNLRHRRKQQIQEAFDLKMRITAYWKIVLRRFVDSMALHLMFSLQNLLNNEMEEEIMGELIGPNGSGVIEKILEEAPSVAMKRVKLNXSIKLLRESAEVVAKSMDRIDTDGDFSD; encoded by the exons ATGACAATCAGGCTCTCATTCCACGGTGTACCCGAAGCCGAACTCGTGTTCATTGCCCGCCCGGCGCCACTCGCCGCCTTCTACAATGACCGGATCCGCCCCATGCTCGATGCGATCGACAGGCTGCGAAACCTCATGGTCATC AAGGAGGGCATCCAGCTCCCCACCATTGTCGTCGTCGGCGACCAGTCCTCAGGCAAGTCGAGCGTCCTCGAGTCCCTCGCTGGCATCAACCTGCCACGGGGGCAGGGCATCTGCACCCGCGTCCC CGTCATGCGGCTCCAGGACAGCCCTTACGCCAGCCGCCCCGAGATCTACCTTGAATTCAACGACAAATTCGTCCACACGGACGAGGACAACATCTCTGTGGCCATTAATGACGCCACCAACAAGATTGCGGGCCATGGGAAGGGCATATCGAACGCCCGGCTGAATCTGGTCGTCAAGAAAGACGGCGTCCCGGACTTGACCATGGTGGACTTGCCTGGAATCACGAGAGTGCCCGTGCACGGCCAGCCGGGGAACATCTACGAGAAGATCTCGGAGATGATAATGGAGTACATAAGGCCTGAGGAGACCATCATCCTCAATGTCTTGTCCGCGACGGTTGACTTCTCCACTTGCGAGTCCATAAGGATGTCGCAA ATGGTGGACAAAACCCGCAAGAGGACTCTGGGCGTCGTCACAAAGGTCGATAAAGCTCCGGAGGGCCTGCTCGAGAAGGTGACGGCGGATGATGTCAATATAGGGCTTGGTTATGTGTGTGTGAGGAACCGGATTGGTGACGAGACCCACGAAGAAGCGAGGCTGGAAGAGGCGAAGCTGTTCGACACGCACCCTCTGCTGTGCAAGATTGACAAGTCCATCGTTGGTGTACCTGTTTTGGCACAAAAGCTGACGCAGATTCAAGCCATCATGATGGCCAAGTATTTGCCGGAGATCGTCCAGAAGATCAATGACAAGCTGAACGCGAATGTCACCGAGCTTAAGAACTTGCCGAAGAAGCTGTCCTCGGTCACGGAGGCCATGACGGCCTTCATGCAGATCCTGTGTTTGGCGAAGGCGTCGCTGAGCAAAATCTTGCTGAGAGGCGAGTTCGATGAGTACCCAGAAGAGGAGAACATGCACTTTGCGGCCAGGCTAGTGGAGATGTTGAACCAATACTCCGATGAGCTCCAAAATTGTGCCGAGAATGACCCGGGGACCAACTTCCTTTCGGAGGAATTGAAGGTCTTGGAAGAGGCCAAAGGGATCTGGCTCCCGAACTTCCTCCCTCGCACCGCCTTCCTCACCCTTTTCCAGCTGAAGGTGAAGGGGATATCAAGCAAGACGCCGAGTTTTGTGGCTCGTGTTTGGGAAGACATTGAGGCGGTCGTGATTCGGGTGTTGATGAGACACTCGGAGAATTATCCTCAGCTTCAGTGGTCGATGAGAAGAGCAGCGTCCAGTCTGATTAacaagatgaaggagaaggcgCTGGATAGGATGATGGAAATTGTCGAAATGGAGAAGCTCACTAATTACACATGCAACCCTGAGTACACGTTGGAGTGGAACAACTTGATGTCCCAGCAGAACAGATTCATGGACGTGATCAACAACGTGTCGAATCCTAGCAAAATTG CTCAGGGGATCGGGGAGGTCGACGTGGGCAACCTGAGGCATCGTCGCAAGCAGCAGATTCAGGAGGCGTTCGATCTGAAGATGAGGATTACTGCGTACTGGAAGATTGTGCTGCGGAGGTTCGTCGACTCGATGGCGCTGCATCTGATGTTCAGCTTGCAGAACCTGTTGAACAACgagatggaggaggagattATGGGGGAGCTAATAGGGCCCAATGGCAGCGGCGTCATCGAGAAAATTCTGGAAGAAGCGCCGTCGGTGGCGATGAAGCGTGTTAAGCTCA AGAGCATCAAGTTGTTGAGGGAGTCTGCGGAGGTAGTGGCCAAGAGCATGGACCGGATTGATACAGATGGTGACTTCAGTGATTAG